CGGGAACTCACGCCACCTGCAATTGAAATGCAGGCGGAATGGACTTTGGAGCAGTTACTCGGGTACTTGCGATCGTGGTCAGCGACGCAGCGGTATATCACTGCCACGTCGAAGAATCCCCTGAATCTCATTGAGCGCGCCTTGCGGAAGGAATGGGACACAGGCCGAAACACAAAGAGAGTTTTCTGGCCTTTGACGCTGAGGATAGGGGTTGTCGGTGAGCATCCCTCCGCGGGAGGATGAATCATTCACCTTTCCAATCCACTTCTTTCACCTCGCAGAGCACGGAACCGAGGTCGTTAAACAACACCTTCTCCGGATATGACGGCACGGGTAGGTCGAAGGCATACTGCTCCCCCGCTATCAAAACGCGGCTGCGATATGCCCGATCATCCGATAGCCTCACCAGCACATTCACATACGCACGAAAGTCGGGGGGAACATTCTCCTGTTTCACGCGAAACTTCACGATGAATTGCCCGTCAGGCGCCGGGAAGGTTTTGTGCGAGAACAGATACCGGGGGACCTTGTTGTTCTTCACCCATTGCTCGAAAAACCAGCTCATGTCATCTCCGGCATACTTCTCGACAACGCTTTGGAAATCCGCTGTTGATGCTTTCTTCCCTTTGTATGTGTGATAGAATTCGCGCATCATATTTACAAAGCGGCGCTCATTCATAGTGTTGAGATCCAGAAGAAGAACGCGGAGCATGTGAAGCACAAACGCTCCCTTCTGGTACACAATCAATCCGTAATCGTTGGGATGTCCCCGGCTGCCAAGCCACACAGGATCCGATTCAACGCCGTCGCCAAAAGCAAACTTGCGATTGTTGATGATTCTTTGTGCCGCTCGCTCAAGGAAGGCGTAGAACAAAGTATTGTCGTTCAGCAGGGATTGCATGTACATAAGACTGAAATATTCCGAGAATGCCTCGCTGATCCATGTGTCGTGGTAGGACTTCGTCCCTACTCCCACACCCCACCATTGGTGTGCAAGTTCATGTGCGCGATAGATCTGAAATTCTGACAGTAGCTTGTTGTGGTCCAAACTCGATGCCCACGACAAATGGACAAGGCCGGGAAACGCCTCACCATGCAATCCGACAATTTCCGTGGCAGCGAGTTGCGAGAATGGATACTCACCAAGTAATGAGTGGTAGAATCCGACTATGGATTCGAGGTCACGCCCAAGTGTTACCGGATCCCATACATGACGCGTCGGCCTTCTCGATTTTTCAAAGACAAAAAGCGTCAAGGGAGGAGCTTCCTTGGGGACCAGCCTGATTTCGGTAAAAAACCCCACGCTGAAGGAGGCCGAGCCGTTTGTAGGTTGCGCAGTCACCCATCGTGATGTCGTCATGTCTCCCTGTGTTGATTCGGAGATACGGTTTCCTATGCTGACAAACTTGTACTTTGACGGATAGTGAAATGTCAACTCGAACGAAGCTGCCTCGCCGCTTCGATGCCGCGGGTACCACGTTATGGAAGACCGCAAGGGAATATACGGGTTGATCCGTCTTTCCAAGAGATCGCCGCCATATGATACTGTCAGGGAACAAAGCTCGTTCTGTGCCAACGTCTTGGGGGACTTGATCCACAAGAACGGGTTCTTATCGCCCTTGAAAAAAGGAAGGGGAGTCCCATCTCCCCACATCACCGATCTCACTTCCAAATCGTGATACAAGTAGAACTGAAACCACTGTTCGTTTTCTACCCGCGCGGAAAACCGGACCTTGGCCACCGCATTGAAATCGAGATTCTTGCTGATCGTTGATTCAATGGCGTATGATTGAATGTTCAGCCCGCTCTTGCTTTCGTCATCACGTATCAGCGATTTTTCGTATTCGTGCTTTGTGTGAAACTGTGTCAGCGATTGGAAGGCGCTCCACGGCAATCCAATAACGCTTTGCATGAAATGCACTTCCTCTTCCTGGTAGGGATCGATCATGAAGAATTTCGGGTGGAACTTCTCGAAGCTGAAGTGGGCATAGAACAGCTCATTCCGTCTTCCCTCCAGAAATGTTTTTATGAATGAACTGTGGAAATATTCTCTATCCTTGTCACTCAGGAATGACATTGCGTGCTGCATTCTGCTTTTAATGTCAAAAGGAAGTCTTCGGTCTTCAAAGGCAAGTTGAGCCGTCAACTCTTCGTACGTGCTGTCGGCAAACATCATGAAAAGAAAATTGAATCTCTCGTCTGCGGATTCCTTTTCATAAACACGTTGCAGGCGTCCACGCTCGATATCCGTCGGGGGTCTGAGCGTAAACCTTCCTTTCCCGAAAAACAGTGCGGCACAGTACCGCTGTTGCACAGGTTTACAAAAGTAGAATGTTCCGTCTTCAAACAGAAAAATGCCTTCGTCGCGACGCACCGTCAGTTGTGAAACGGGCGCAATCTTATTATTGTCAACCGAAAGAGTGAGAAACTCATCGAGAAGTCTGGAATACTCGTTCGGCGTTTGCGGGCGAGCGGCATCGGCACCTGTTAGCAAAAGAACAACACTTAGTAGAAACATCCGACAAGCAACAGTCAGAGAACGATTCGACATGGCAAGATCCTCCGCAAGTTCCATGTGATTGTGACGGATTGTGTGCAGGTCAAATGCGTCAAGCGTGAAGTGCCGTCTTTGCATTTGGCCTTTTCCAGTAGTAGCAAACTACAGCTTTGATATTCCAAAGTCAACAAAACCGAGAAGGGCGCCCTTGCCGTCAAGATTCTCCCTTCTGACAGTGGCGCTTTAGTTTATTGCCCTTCAACAACCTGTTTGTGTCCACTGTCTCGGAGTACCGGTTTGCGAAACTACACACAGGGAGAGTAAAAGACGGGCCCCTTCAACGGATTGATTCGAAGGAAAGCTTTGCGTATTATGAAGCAGGATGCAGAACGATCACCGCCACCCGTTCTTTCGTGAGCCCGTTAGCGGTCTGACCCATGCGGCGGGCACTCTCCTCTCGGTTGCAGGAATCTTGGTACTTATCAGCTCTGCCGCTGCTGCAGGAAAAGCCACGCATGTGCTGGCATTTGCCGTGTATGGCGCGAGTCTGATACTTCTGTATGCCGCAAGCGCCTTGTACCATCTTCTACCGGTGTCGGAAAAAGCAATCGCCGTTCTTCGCCGTATCGATCACATGATGATCTATATCCTTATCGCCGGAACCTACACGCCCGTATGCCTCATCGTGTTGCCGGAAATGTGGGGACTCGGCATGCTTATTCTCATTTGGACACTTGCCGCCGCGGGAATTCTCTTCACGTTGTTTTGGATGAACGCTCCGCGCTGGCTTTACACCGCCCTGTACGTTGCAATGGGATGGTCTGCCGCGGTCGCCATTGTTCCTCTTCTGCAGGCTCTTCCGACAGTAGGGCTTCTCTGGCTTCTGGCCGGAGGCGTGTTCTATACAGGCGGCGCTGTTATGTATGCGATGAAAAAGCCTGACCTTATCCCCGGTTGGTTGGGCTTTCACGAAATCTGGCATCTCTTTGTCATGGCGGGGAGTTTCTGTCATTTCATGATGATGCTGCAATCCATTCTGCCAATGGCAGGATAGTTCACCAGGGGAGATGAGTCTGAAAAGAACGCCCGGTTTTTTGCTCGCGATGTTCATCGTCGTCTCATCCGCAACAATCGGACAAACACATTCGCCTGAAGCGGAGAGGTTCCTTTTGTCGTTACCGGCACCGGCTCTTGACGCCGCGGAAGCGCTCACTCGTTGTCCGGATCAAGTAGATACCTTGATGCAGTCGTTTCTGGCTGAACTCACACATCTCGCCGCCGCGGATACTGCAAGCATCCCTTCGGCTTATGACGAATGGCGTTTCCATACAAAATACCTTGCGCATCATCTGACTCAACTTGAGCGGGAGATATTTGCCGCAGGCGAGCAAGTTGACAAGGAAATCTTGTCGTGTCCCAAGGTCGGGAATGCAAAAGGTCAGAGCGTTTTTGAGCCGGTATGTGTTCAAACGGCAGAGCGAAAGGGACACCGGCATCGCGTTGCCGCAGTCGATCATTACCTTTCCATGATTCATACAATCTGGCCGGAGTTTATGGGAGAGATACGCAAGCTTGTGCATCGCACCGGCAGTTGGCAGATTGTCTTGAATACCTCGACAACTATTGCGAGGATTACAGAGACTGCCGCCCAGTATTCCCGATAATAACAACATTCACAAGCCACGAGGATGAGCCATGAGAACAGCTGTATTGCTTCTTCTTGTTCTTGCGCATGTATCGCACGCGCAAGAACGGCATTCGCGTCCTGTTCACACCTACTCGATCGTCGCACGGGATACGGTAACGGGAGAGATGGGTGTTGCCGTTCAGTCGCATTGGTTCAGTGTCGGGTCGCTGGTGACGTGGGCAGAGGCAGGAGTTGGTGCAGTCGCCACGCAATCGTTTGTTGATCCGGCGTACGGTCCTCTCGGACTTGACTTGATACGGGCAGGGAAGACGGCGCACCAGGCGTTGAATTCGCTTGTGTCGACTGATGAAGGAAGGGATGTCCGGCAAGTTGCCATGATTGATGCGAAGGGAAATGTAGCCGCGCACACGGGCAGCAAGTGCATTCAAGGCGCGGGGCATATTGTGGGAAACAACTACTCCGTGCAGGCAAATCTGATGTTGAACGACAACATCTGGCCAGCAATGTCGAAAGCGTACGAAAGCGCCACGGGTGATCTTGCAGAACGAATGCTTGCCGCACTCGATGCTGCTGAAGCTGAAGGCGGCGACATACGCGGAAAGCAATCCGCCGCAATTCTGATTGTCAAAGCACAATCCACGGGGCGCCCGTGGGCTGATCGTGTGATGGAGTTACGAGTTGAAGATCATGAGGAACCATTGAAAGAACTGCGGCGACTCGTGAACGTTCATCGCGCGTATGAACACATGAACGCAGGCGATCTGGCGGTCGAACACGGAGATATCGACGGCGCATTACGTGAATACAGTGCTGCAGAGAAAATGTTTCCCGACAATCTTGAAATGAAATTCTGGCATGCCACTGCCCTCGTAAATGCGGGGCGCGTTAAAGAATCTCTCCCCATTTTCCAAGAGGTGTTTTCTAAAGATCCGAACTGGGCAACGCTCGTTCCGCGTTTACCCGCTTCGGGGACGCTGATTGCCGACGAAAAGACAATCCAGGAAATCCTCTCCGTCGCGCCGAGAAAGTAGCTCCAATCAACCTGATTTCTAAACTACATCCCACACTTATATGACTGAACCTAAACAAAGCATTCTCCGCTCCTTCCCAAGGGTATTCTGGGTCGCCAACATCATGGAGCTATTTGAACGAGCCGCGTACTACGGACTCAACTCTGTTCTTGCAATTTATCTCACCAACTCCATAGCAGAAGGCGGACTTGGTTTCTCTGAGAACTCCGTCGGTTTTTTGCAGGGACTCATTTACGCCTTTACTTACATAATCCCGATTCTTGGCGGTGCATTGGCAGATCGGTACGGATACAGAAAGATGCTGCTTGTCGCATTCTCGCTTCTCGCAACAGGCTACTTCCTCAGCGGACAGGCAAGCACGTATGGTGTTGTGTTTGTTGCCCTGCTGGTAATGGCCACCGGCGCGGGTCTCTTCAAACCGATCATCTCCGGAACTCTTGCGCGCTCGACGAACGAATCAAATTCCGGTTTCGGCTTCGGTGTGTACTACTGGATGATCAACCTCGGCGCATTCATCGCCCCGCTCGTTGTCAATTACATTAAAGGCTTTTCGTGGAATTACGTCTTTATTGCCTCATCGCTATATTGCGCATTGATGTTGCTGCCGACGATCTTTCTGTACAAAGATCCGCCGAAGCCGGAAAATACCAAGAAGCTGAAGGAGGTACTCAGCGGTGCCGCGATGGTGTTGGGTGATGCCCGTTTTATGCTGATGATTTTTGTGTATTCCGGATTCTGGATTCTCTATTTCCAGAATTTCGGTTCAGTACTCTGGTTCCTGCGCGACTTCATCGACCCGACGCCGGTCAACAATCTGTTCGCCTCTCTCGGCCTCGGGATGACGTTCGATGCGGAGTTCGTCACCATCATCAATGCCGGAACTATCATTCTCCTTCAGGTGCTGGTCAGTCGTGTCGTGAAAGATATCAAACCGCTTCCCACGATGATCAGCGGAATGGTGATAGGAGGAATCGGTTTTGTCTTTCTTGCGTACGCCTCCACCGCCTGGATTTTCATTCTCGGTATTGCCGTATTCTCCATCGGCGAAATGACGGCGCATCCAAAATATTACAGCTATATCGGACTCGTTGCGCCCGCGGACAAGAAGGCCGTGTACATGGGATATGCATTTCTCTACGGCGTCATCGGGAGCCTTGTCGGCTCGAACCTTGGCGGAGCCCTGTACGAGTCAATGTTAAAACCGCTTGCAGGCCAAACCGGCGTTGAAGATACGTACAGAAACTTCTGGCTGATGTTCGCCGTACTGGATATTGTAGCGGTGGCCGGCCTGTTGATGTACAATCGATTCTTCGTCGAAGATACGCCTGCAACCAACGCCCGCGCACGAAGCATCATGGTTGCCATCTATTCCGTGCTCATTCTTTTAGGTGGATGGTTTTTGTATGACTCGGTGTTTGGCGGAGAGGAGATAGCATACAAGACAATGGTACAAGCAGCCATCATGCTGTTGATCGGTGCCGGGGGTGTATTGATAAGTTCGAAGCATTCTCACTCACAGTGATTGTTCAGATCTTTCCATGGCAGTACCCTTTTCAGGAATTGTAGAACTCGAATCGAAATCCGCACGGCCGTCAGGACGTGATAAAAACGACAAACGAGCAGGCGGCCGGTTCGGATTCGCACGGACGATATCGCATTCGGTGAAACATTCGTCAACGGATGTGTTTATTCCCGCCAACCTCGTTGCACGGCACAAGCTCCGCACGGGAGCCTTCGTTGAAGGCACAGCAGAGGAAAAAAGAAATAAAAGCTCCGAAGCAATAGTGATTGAACGCATCAACGGTATCTCGCCTGCGGAATGGTTGACGGTGAAAGAATTCTCCGAACATGAAGTCGTTTCTCCCGACCAAGTGATTAAACTCGAGGGAGCCGATACCTCGGCGGCGGGACGGCTGGGGAAAATCCCCATGCGCGTCGTAGATTTATTCTGCCCGGTCGGGAAAGGCCAGCGCGCATTAATCGTCTCTCCTCCAAAGGCGGGAAAGACGATGCTGATGCAGCAACTTGCTCACGCCATCAGCCACAACAATCCTGATATTGATTTGCTCGTGTTGTTGATTGATGAGCGCCCCGAAGAAGTCACCGACATGCGGCGTTCCATCAAAGGAGAGGTGTTTGCGAGCTCCAGTGACAGTGAGCGGGGAGCACACGTCCGGCTTGCGCAACTCGTGCTCGAGTATGCCAAACGCAAAGTCGAAGTCGGGAAGGATGCCGTCATCCTGCTCGATTCGCTGACACGCCTTGGCCGGGCTTTCAACATCCATCAAAAAAGCAGCGGGCGTACTATGTCGGGAGGCGTTGATGCGCGGGCGCTGGAGATTCCGAAGCGGATTTTCGGCGCAGCGCGCAATTGCGAAGGAGGGGGATCCCTGACGATTATCGCCACGGCATTAATTGATACGGGTTCCCGCATGGACGAACTGATCTTTCAGGAATTCAAAGGCACCGGCAATATGGAGCTCGTCCTCGACCGCGACCTGGCAAACGAACGCATCTTCCCCGCCATGAATTTGGGATTATCGGGAACACGACGGGAGGAACTATTGTTCGGTGACACGACAACGCTGCACCAGAATTTGCGGCGCTCAATCGCCCGTATGTCGCCGCGGGACGCGATGCTTGCTGTGCACAAGCTGCTTTCGCAGTATCCGACAAATGAACTGGTACTTTCCAAGTTTTGATCGGCGGAAGCGCTTCGCCGAAAGCACCGGCAGTAACCGAATATGCAAGAAACCGTTCTCACAATCACCACCCCCGCTAACTTCCATTTCTGGCGGACAGCATACAGCCACGGCTGGTGTGACTTGCCGCCGTTCTCCCATGATACCGAGAACGAGATAATCTCCCGCGTCCTGACACTCGATAGCAAAGCCCGCGTATTGGCAACGCTTTCCGCAAGCAGGATGAAGCTGCGAATTACAACTACATCAGCCGGACCCCTCTCTTCAGCACAGAGGAAAGAAATCATCTCTCAAGTTCGTACATGCCTCAGATTAGACGAAGACTTCTCGGAATTCCACCGCGCAGCAAGGAAAATCCCCGCGTTCAGGTGGATTGCGACAACAGGTTCGGGCAGAATGCTCCGCTCGCCGACGGTCTTTGAAGATGTCGTGAAGATGATCTGCACAACGAACTGTACATGGGCGCTCACGAAAATTATGGTTGGAAATCTGGTCGGACAGTTTGGCGACAAATTCAACGGCACGCTGAATACCTTCCCCACACCTGAAGCAATAGCCGCATCATCTGACAAGTATTTGCGTAAAGAAATCAAATCCGGCTACCGTTCACCCTATCTGATCGAGCTTGCGGAACGCGTAGCATCCGGTGAACTTGACCTTGAATCGTGGCGTACATCGGACTTGCCGACAGATGAACTCTTCAAACACATGCGGCAAGTTAAAGGAATCGGCCCCTATGCCGCGGGCAACATCATGAAACTCATCGGCCGGTACGATTATCTCGGACTCGATTCGTGGGTTCGGGCGCAGTACTACAAGCAGCATCGTAAAGGACGCGCGGTGAAGGACTCGACTATTGAGAAGCACTATGAGCAGTTCGGTACATGGCGAGGATTGTTCTTCTGGCTTGAAATGACACGGTATTGGCATGACGATAAGTTCACAGCGTAAGTACTGCACATGAATGCCCGTTCACCCTTGAAGTTTCTCAGCCGCTTTCTTCTGGTTGCCGGCCCCATGTTCATTCTTCTTTCACTCTCATTTCATTTTAATGACGACGGAGATCTTCGCATTCTGTGGCGCGACAATCCGGCGTTTGCCTTGACCTTCGTCGCAGCAGGCATTGTGATGATAGGCGGCGGGTGGATGTTGTCACGCAAATTGAAACCGGAGGAGCAGCGCAACCCGATCAAGATATTCCAATCCACAAAAAGCGAAAAAGCACCATACAATATTTTTGGTGAAATGGAAACTGCCGTGCGTGCCAGGATGGGCATCGCCGTGTTCCTGACGTTCTCCATCATTGGACCCATCACTACGTTGATGAGTTCCTCAACCGCTCCGATTCATCCGTTGACTCTTCTCATCGGGACGCTTGCCTCGGGAGGAATTGGTTCCAGCTTTGTGTTCTTCGGACGGAGAAGGATCCTGCTGGTGCTTGTATTCCTGCTTTTTCAAGCAATCAACATGTCGGCCCCGCAAATCACAAGATGGGTTACGCAAGCGCGTCCGTTTCCAG
This DNA window, taken from Bacteroidota bacterium, encodes the following:
- a CDS encoding hemolysin III family protein, coding for MQNDHRHPFFREPVSGLTHAAGTLLSVAGILVLISSAAAAGKATHVLAFAVYGASLILLYAASALYHLLPVSEKAIAVLRRIDHMMIYILIAGTYTPVCLIVLPEMWGLGMLILIWTLAAAGILFTLFWMNAPRWLYTALYVAMGWSAAVAIVPLLQALPTVGLLWLLAGGVFYTGGAVMYAMKKPDLIPGWLGFHEIWHLFVMAGSFCHFMMMLQSILPMAG
- a CDS encoding DUF1028 domain-containing protein; protein product: MRTAVLLLLVLAHVSHAQERHSRPVHTYSIVARDTVTGEMGVAVQSHWFSVGSLVTWAEAGVGAVATQSFVDPAYGPLGLDLIRAGKTAHQALNSLVSTDEGRDVRQVAMIDAKGNVAAHTGSKCIQGAGHIVGNNYSVQANLMLNDNIWPAMSKAYESATGDLAERMLAALDAAEAEGGDIRGKQSAAILIVKAQSTGRPWADRVMELRVEDHEEPLKELRRLVNVHRAYEHMNAGDLAVEHGDIDGALREYSAAEKMFPDNLEMKFWHATALVNAGRVKESLPIFQEVFSKDPNWATLVPRLPASGTLIADEKTIQEILSVAPRK
- a CDS encoding MFS transporter, with the protein product MTEPKQSILRSFPRVFWVANIMELFERAAYYGLNSVLAIYLTNSIAEGGLGFSENSVGFLQGLIYAFTYIIPILGGALADRYGYRKMLLVAFSLLATGYFLSGQASTYGVVFVALLVMATGAGLFKPIISGTLARSTNESNSGFGFGVYYWMINLGAFIAPLVVNYIKGFSWNYVFIASSLYCALMLLPTIFLYKDPPKPENTKKLKEVLSGAAMVLGDARFMLMIFVYSGFWILYFQNFGSVLWFLRDFIDPTPVNNLFASLGLGMTFDAEFVTIINAGTIILLQVLVSRVVKDIKPLPTMISGMVIGGIGFVFLAYASTAWIFILGIAVFSIGEMTAHPKYYSYIGLVAPADKKAVYMGYAFLYGVIGSLVGSNLGGALYESMLKPLAGQTGVEDTYRNFWLMFAVLDIVAVAGLLMYNRFFVEDTPATNARARSIMVAIYSVLILLGGWFLYDSVFGGEEIAYKTMVQAAIMLLIGAGGVLISSKHSHSQ
- the rho gene encoding transcription termination factor Rho, whose protein sequence is MAVPFSGIVELESKSARPSGRDKNDKRAGGRFGFARTISHSVKHSSTDVFIPANLVARHKLRTGAFVEGTAEEKRNKSSEAIVIERINGISPAEWLTVKEFSEHEVVSPDQVIKLEGADTSAAGRLGKIPMRVVDLFCPVGKGQRALIVSPPKAGKTMLMQQLAHAISHNNPDIDLLVLLIDERPEEVTDMRRSIKGEVFASSSDSERGAHVRLAQLVLEYAKRKVEVGKDAVILLDSLTRLGRAFNIHQKSSGRTMSGGVDARALEIPKRIFGAARNCEGGGSLTIIATALIDTGSRMDELIFQEFKGTGNMELVLDRDLANERIFPAMNLGLSGTRREELLFGDTTTLHQNLRRSIARMSPRDAMLAVHKLLSQYPTNELVLSKF
- a CDS encoding DNA-3-methyladenine glycosylase 2 family protein, whose amino-acid sequence is MQETVLTITTPANFHFWRTAYSHGWCDLPPFSHDTENEIISRVLTLDSKARVLATLSASRMKLRITTTSAGPLSSAQRKEIISQVRTCLRLDEDFSEFHRAARKIPAFRWIATTGSGRMLRSPTVFEDVVKMICTTNCTWALTKIMVGNLVGQFGDKFNGTLNTFPTPEAIAASSDKYLRKEIKSGYRSPYLIELAERVASGELDLESWRTSDLPTDELFKHMRQVKGIGPYAAGNIMKLIGRYDYLGLDSWVRAQYYKQHRKGRAVKDSTIEKHYEQFGTWRGLFFWLEMTRYWHDDKFTA